The Candidatus Saccharibacteria bacterium genomic interval GTTTACCACTGCGGCTAGGTAGGGGTCGATTTGCGTTTGAACTTGAGCCGGATCATTCTTGTTGAGCCAACTAGGGTAATAGCACTCGGGTGAGCGTATTAGCTTCTGGCCAATGTTGAGCGTGACTTTGGCGCCACGTTTTTTGGCCTGTTCGACCATCCAGTCGGTTTGTGAGAAATCAAACTGGCCCTGGGTAGGTTCAGTGCGATCCCAATAAGCCGCAATCCGCAAGTTTTTAAAATTTAAATCATCGAGTAGAGCCGAGTAGTTGGCTTGCCAGTCCACGCCGTAGCGTTCGGCCTGGGGTTGGCTAAAACTTACACCAATTACCTCGGGCTTGTTGAGGTTAACCGCCCAATACCAATACATTAGTACAATACTAATTATGGCCAGAGCATAAACAGCTCCAACCAGAATTATGAATAGGGTTTTGGCCCAATTTTTGAGCTTAGAGACTAACATGCGCGCTATTATACTCTAAACCTGTCTAGTGTCTCTAGTCTGTTAAGTGAAAGACAGGCTGTTGAGTGCCGGTCGTTAGTTTTTGTAAGGAAGCATATCTATCGATACGCAGACGAGCAAAACTGGCGAATGATGCCAACAGTATTTTATTGAGGCTGGAGTAGAAACGCTAGATAGGCTACATGATTGCAGGGTAAAAACATAAGCACTGTTCCCGCACTTTTGAAATCGACTGCATTGTTACACCGAAGTGAGCGAGAATGATTTTGTTTGAACGAAGACTAGCCAAAAGCTAATTAGAGTGAGAAAAAATCATTCGCAGCCGCTTTCTGTGTGCAATGAAGTATTGATTAAAGTGTTGGAGCAGTACTAACATATAACGGCAAACGCCCCGATCCTTTTTGGAGATCGGAGCGTTGAAACCGTACTTCTGTTGAACAAGCTCAGGCGGCGACCTTCACCCGGCCACGAATGAGCTTCTTGATGGACTTGGCGGACTTGCGACGAGCCGCATCGTTGTGCACCACCACCTCCAGGGCATCGGTGAACGCCAGTAGCTGCAGCGAAAGATCGCTATAGCCTTCGTCGAAAGGTTCCCACGAGACAGCCTGGCGAAGTTCGTTGAACACCTGGGACGTTCTGAACTCCGGGAAGTCGCGGATCAGGGTAACCAACCCACTGGCCGCACACATCTGGCGCTCAGCCAGGTAGGCGCTAATGACCAGGCCGATGTCTTCATCTGCCACAACTCCGTGCCTGCTGTGCTGCTTGGCAAACTGCCCGGCATTGCACAGTGGGTTGAAGATAGCGGCGCCTACAAGGCTGCGAACCGCCGCACTTGCATCTGACGTGCCCTCAGCTTCGAGCAGACGATCGAAGAGTTCGTCGACATGCACCTGAACAGCTCGTGCCAGCAGGATCATGTCGGCGGCAGAACCGGCGGCCTTTTCGTTGAACTCCCATTGGGCGTCGAACCGCCGGATGGCCGCCGACCACCGCCATCGCATTGCGCTCGGGTTGTCGCGCGGTGGCTTGTGCCGATCGCGCAGGGCTGCGGAAGCACCGACCTTTGCCGATGCTTGCAGCAAGCGCTCACGAATAGCCGGCGCATAGCGTAGCGACATCCCGGCCAGTACGGCAAGCATGTCGGCGCGCTTGGCCACGTCGTCTTTGACGGCATACCAGTTAACGCCCAGGAGCTCGCTGTAACTACGCAAGATCTCGGCGTCGCCGCTGAGCTCAGACGACCGCTTTCGAATACTTTCGTCGGCGTTTTCGGCACCACGCAGCCAGGCGTCGAAGGTGGTGGGGTGGAACCCGGCCTCTTTCCAGACCTCGTTGTGGCGCATATAGATGATCTGGCCGATCCGGTACTGATAATCCGGATTAGTGGCGGCCACGATCACATTCGCCTTGGTGTTGCGCCACCTGTCACGCGGTTCTTTCTGGTACTGCAGTGTGCGGTAGGTGAACTTGCCGTGTCCCAGCTTGCGCCAGGGGAGACTGTTGTCGGAGTGTTTACGCACACTCCACTTAAATAGAGCCATGTCTCCTCCCGGAGCTAGTTGTGATTTGTACGGTTTAGCGCAAGTATTTTAACATAACTCCACCTTGACTTCAAGGGCCCCATATCTGTATAATCGGTGGGTATTACGCCATTCCGGAGTAGCTCTTCGCTGTACAGCGAAGGTAGAGCAATTTCAGAATAAGCAGTTTATCCGGAGTAGCTCAATGGTAGAGCAATTCGCTGTTAACGAAAAGGTTGCCGGTTCGAATCCGGCCTCCGGAGCCATGAAAAGCGCCCGAGTTTTGCCTCGGGCTTTTTTCATGATGTTCTGAAGTGTCAGAATCGAACCGTAGGTTCGGCGTAGCGATAAAGCGCACAGAAGCTTGCTTCGAGCACTTTTGAGCGGAGAAGTCCGCTGTACAGCGGACGCTATCCGGCCTCCGGAGCCAAAGTACTTATGCTTAAAGAAGCCGTCAGGGCTTCTTTTTGATATGATGTAGGACATGAGTAATGAAGATGTAAGTAAACCTAAAGATTCTGATTCTAGTTTTAATTCAGAATTAACCGATAGCCTTGCTAAAATTCGCGCGACAAATAATGAGATAGAAAAGCAAGGTAATGGATTTGAATTACAATCTCCTCAGGAATTTCGTGATGACTTTTCGGCTTTGGCACAATATGCCACCGATTTTGTTGGTATAGAAACAATGCAGTTTGAAGTTACCCAAGCCACTATACCCATTTTTAATGCCCTAAAAGCGGCAAAAGTTAATGGTGCAAAAACTCGTTTTGTTTATGACCGTGTAGCTCGAGAACATGTTCGCAGTGGCAATGACCAAGCTTGGAGTAAATATGGGAAAACAGTATACAAAGGTAATAAATCAGAGCTACAACAAGCTATTAATTCTCGAGAACAACAAATAGCCGAGTTAGAAGAACTTGGAATAACACACTCCTCTTTTAGAGACCGTGGTGAAAATGAAAGAGGTAGCCATAACCATATCAAGCTAGCGATTGTTGATGATGTGGCTTGGTTTGGGACAATGAATTTGCGACAAGTAGATTTTGAGATGAGCAACTTTATGATAAAAGTTACTAACCCTAAATTAGTTGAGGTGTTAAAAGAAATTTTCTTAAAAACTGAGCCGTCATCGGCAATTGCAGATGAAGTTTTTGTAGGTGAAGAGCATGGATTGTATAAAGATACACAACTACTAGTTGATGGTGGAGAAAAAGGTGAATCAGTAATTTATGACAAGGCTTTAGAAATGGCTAAAAGCCTGGGACCAGAAGATGAGTTTATAATGATAAACCAGTGGCCGCCAGCTAAGACGATGTTTGGTGAGATTGCAGATGTCCTACAAGAAAAGATAGAGGCTGGTAGTACCGGTTTGTTTTTACTAAGCCCAAAAGAATATTATCACCCTCTTTCTAAAAAGCTTGGGACAGCTTTTCAAGTATGGCTAAATCAAGAGTCAAAAAAATCTCCAAACTTTAACTTTAAAAATTTAGTACGACCGACTCATGCTAAGGCTTTTGTTATTAAACGAGCAGATGGTGATATAGAAGTATTGTTTGGGTCTCATAACTTTGCCGAACGGACTGTAAACAACGGTACAAAAGAATTGGCAATGTGGAGCAAAGACCCTGAAATAGTTGGACAGATTATGGCTTTTCTTGAAAAAGTGCAGGCTGAGAAATAGTGGTTCTAACTTCCTTCACCACCCGGAGCCAAAGTACTTATGTTTAAGACCCGATTGGGTCTTTTGTTATAATTGACTGAATGTTGACTAACACACCAGGCACTGATTGTTTTTATCGGGTTTCTATTAAGGCCCTGATTTTGAATGAAAAAAATCAGGTACTGCTTATGAAAGAGAAAGATAAGGGATGGGATTTGCCGGGCGGAGGCTTAGAATGGGACGAAAGCCCTACAGTTGCTTTGGGGCGTGAAATAGAAGAAGAGATAGGTTGCAAGAGTAAGATAAGCAGTCATCCATGGGTGGTGGTGCCATGGACCAATGTAGATACAGATTATCATTTGTTGAGTATTATTTATTTTGCAAAAATTAACCCAAACGGGGTAAAACCAAACGGTAAAACAACCGATGTTAAATTTTTTGATATCGATGAGTATGTAGAAATTTTGAATCTTGAAGAAGAAGAGATGTGGCAGACGAATATTGACTACATTTCTGCAGTGAAATCATTACCGTCCGTAAGACAGGTTGATTAAATAGGTATTCAATATTAGAAGTAAGCTTTGTTATACTTGAATTATGCCAGAAGAGCTAAAAAATAACACCGAAGCATCTAAGGGCCAACCAAGTCAGCTTGGTAAGGAGTTGAGTGACATTGTGGATGGAAACAATAAAGTTAGAGAGGCTGAGACACAAATCATTATCTCTGGTACTCAAGCATATCAAACTGCCGAGAAAGGTAGACCCGAGCTAGAAGACCCAGCAACAGGTATCGTTGAACTGCATTATACTAACAGTTCAGGTTCAGAGATAACACTAATTGGCACACATCATGTTAGTGATATGGCTGACCCGGAAGTACAATATCTTGGTGACAAGCTACAGTCTATTTCAGACAAGTCTTCAAAAGTACTTATACTCGAAAGTCAGTACGGAGAAGAAGGAGGCATTCCAGATAATCCGGAAGATGCTTTTGGAGAATTTGCATACATGGCGGCTGTTGGGAAGCAAGCAGGGATTGAAGTTATTCCGGGCGAGCCAGACCCTCATGATACCGCTAAAAAAATACTTGTTGAACGCCCAGGCATTACAAGAGATGAGGTAGCCTTACATTATGGCCTGAAAACATTGGTAGGTGTTTTTCGGGATTCTCCTACAGCCTCGCTTGATGCGGTTGCTCCGTACTTACACCATAGCGTTGGCGTAGCAGGCGACAAGTCAGAGGGAGGTTGGGTTGAAAAAAGCACGACACGAGATGAAGTTGTTAGGATGTCTGAACAGGAAAAGGCGATAATTGTAAAAGAGATGCCTGCAATCGTAGATAAGCTTAACGCCGAATTTGAAAAAATTAAGCCAGGTGAAAGGCTATTGCAACTTGAGCCAGATGGGAAGCTAACTTTATTATATGACCTGAACAAACCCCCTGTACTATGGGACCCTTCCCCTGAACAATCTGGAGGCCAGCCTAATGTGATAACTGAGATTTCACGAATGGATATGCTAATGCGAGATAGACATACATTCGAGCTGACGGTTCACGCAATCAAACGGGGAAAAGAGCCAATTGTTGCGGTAGGAAGTTCTCATGTCAGCACATTAAAGCCTGCTTTTGACGCTGCTTATAGTTAAGTAAGCTCAGCGAAAAGCTAGTTCTAACTTCAGTTACTACACGGAGCCAAAGTACTTATGCTTAAGACCCGAGGGTTTATAATGTGAACATGAAAGCTATCGAGCACAAAGTAAAACATCAATATTAGCCTACGGATAATAGTTGTAGTCCAACAGCCTTAAGTATTCCTTTGAGCTATTACGGCAAAACATTTTCAGTTTGCTTAGCCTTCTCAAAAGACTTATTGAATTGTTTTTTATCTCCCCCCGTAATATTTATCGTTATCTTATAATGATATACTAAATTTATGGATACTAAGACCAAAAACGAGATTTTGGAAAAGGCGAAAGCTTGGATGCGAGATGAGCTTGCTGAAGCTCATAAACAAAACACACTAAAACTAAAAAATGTAGATGAGTTTAATATCAATCCCTTTTTATGGTCATACCTAGCAAATTATTTAGAGGGCAATCAAAACTACAAAAGTTTAGCTAAAGCGCTTATTTACCCGAGAGTATTAGGCAGTTCGATAAATACATCTTTTGGTTCCAGAACACAGGAATTAATTACCAGACTATTCTCTGACACTTTTGGCTCAACTACACCAGGCATTGATATTGAGTTTATAGATAAAATTGATAAAAGAAAGAAATACTGTCAGGTTAAAGCCGGCCCAAATGTTATAAATCACGATGATGTAACTACAATTAAAGAACACTTTCAGGCACTTACTAATCTAGCCCGGACAAATCATTTATCAATACAGCATAACGACCTTTATGTATGTTTATTATATGGCGAAGAAGCAGAAAAAAGCCAGTTCTTTAGGAAGCTAGAAAAAGACTATACGGTAGTTATGGGGAAAGATTTTTGGCATCGATTTACTGGAGATGAAGACTTTTACGCAGACTTGATAAAAGCATTTGGTGAAGTGGCAAACGAAATTGATATGAAAGAACTAGTTGATAATGTTGTTAATGATTTAGCAAAAGACATTCAATCAAAATATTCAGATATGTTCGGAAGAAGTTCGCAGTAACCCTTGCATAATGTTTGTACTCTCAGTAATATGGAGAGTATGAGTGCCTTGCTTACAATTTCAGACGCAGCAATTAAAGTTGGGGTTTCAACTGATACTATCCGACGCTGGGAAAAGAAGGGTTTAATCAAGTCACAACGCTCTGAAAGCAACTATCGTCTTTTTGAACTACCAGAGATACAAAATCTGTACAAGAAAATATCTGGTGACCATTCTATTAATCTATATAAGATACTACGCTCTAGTAAGAGAACGAATTACACAGTTATAGACTTATTTTCTGGTGCTGGCGGCACTGCACTGGGCTTAGATAACGCCGGCTTAAATCATATTCTACTAAATGAGTTTGATAAAAGCGCAGCCGAAACTCTAACTACCAATCGTAAGGATTGGGATATTATCTGTGATGATATAAAGAACATAAACTTTCATAAATACAAGGGAAGCGCAGATATTGTAGAGGGCGGGTTTCCTTGCCAAGCCTTCAGCTATGCTGGTAGAAAGATGGGCTTTGAAGATGCTCGAGGTACCCTGTTCTACGAATTTGCTAGAGTTGTAAAGGAAGTTCAGCCTAAGATCGCTATCGGTGAGAATGTTAAGGGCTTACTACGTCATAACAACGGAGAAACGCTTAAGGCAATGCTAGAAGTTTTATCAGAGATAGGTTATAGAGCTGAGTACAAAGTATTACGCTCCCAGTACCTGGATGTGCCACAAAAGCGAGAAAGACTAGTGATAATAGCTGTACGGGATGATTTAGACCTACCTATTATTTACCCAGAAGAGAAAAACTATACAATTTCTATTCATGAAGCAATTGGTGATAAGCCTGAAGCACCAGGACAAAGCTATGCTCAAAGAAAGAAAGAAATAATGAAACTAGTTCCTGAAGGTGGTTATTGGCGTGATTTACCGGATGATGTTCAGATTGAATATATGAAGGCAAGCTATGGGCAAACGGGCGGGAAGACAGGAATGGCACGACGACTTTCTTGGCACGAACCCAGCTTAACCTTAACCTGTACTCCTGCTCAAAAGCAAACGGAAAGATGCCATCCGGAGGAAACAAGAC includes:
- a CDS encoding phosphatidylserine/phosphatidylglycerophosphate/cardiolipin synthase family protein, giving the protein MSNEDVSKPKDSDSSFNSELTDSLAKIRATNNEIEKQGNGFELQSPQEFRDDFSALAQYATDFVGIETMQFEVTQATIPIFNALKAAKVNGAKTRFVYDRVAREHVRSGNDQAWSKYGKTVYKGNKSELQQAINSREQQIAELEELGITHSSFRDRGENERGSHNHIKLAIVDDVAWFGTMNLRQVDFEMSNFMIKVTNPKLVEVLKEIFLKTEPSSAIADEVFVGEEHGLYKDTQLLVDGGEKGESVIYDKALEMAKSLGPEDEFIMINQWPPAKTMFGEIADVLQEKIEAGSTGLFLLSPKEYYHPLSKKLGTAFQVWLNQESKKSPNFNFKNLVRPTHAKAFVIKRADGDIEVLFGSHNFAERTVNNGTKELAMWSKDPEIVGQIMAFLEKVQAEK
- a CDS encoding NUDIX domain-containing protein, which translates into the protein MLTNTPGTDCFYRVSIKALILNEKNQVLLMKEKDKGWDLPGGGLEWDESPTVALGREIEEEIGCKSKISSHPWVVVPWTNVDTDYHLLSIIYFAKINPNGVKPNGKTTDVKFFDIDEYVEILNLEEEEMWQTNIDYISAVKSLPSVRQVD
- a CDS encoding restriction endonuclease, which translates into the protein MDTKTKNEILEKAKAWMRDELAEAHKQNTLKLKNVDEFNINPFLWSYLANYLEGNQNYKSLAKALIYPRVLGSSINTSFGSRTQELITRLFSDTFGSTTPGIDIEFIDKIDKRKKYCQVKAGPNVINHDDVTTIKEHFQALTNLARTNHLSIQHNDLYVCLLYGEEAEKSQFFRKLEKDYTVVMGKDFWHRFTGDEDFYADLIKAFGEVANEIDMKELVDNVVNDLAKDIQSKYSDMFGRSSQ
- the dcm gene encoding DNA (cytosine-5-)-methyltransferase, coding for MSALLTISDAAIKVGVSTDTIRRWEKKGLIKSQRSESNYRLFELPEIQNLYKKISGDHSINLYKILRSSKRTNYTVIDLFSGAGGTALGLDNAGLNHILLNEFDKSAAETLTTNRKDWDIICDDIKNINFHKYKGSADIVEGGFPCQAFSYAGRKMGFEDARGTLFYEFARVVKEVQPKIAIGENVKGLLRHNNGETLKAMLEVLSEIGYRAEYKVLRSQYLDVPQKRERLVIIAVRDDLDLPIIYPEEKNYTISIHEAIGDKPEAPGQSYAQRKKEIMKLVPEGGYWRDLPDDVQIEYMKASYGQTGGKTGMARRLSWHEPSLTLTCTPAQKQTERCHPEETRPLNVREYARIQTFPDSWKFSGSVSAQYKQIGNAVPVNLGYHIGTSVINILNGNAN